The Cygnus atratus isolate AKBS03 ecotype Queensland, Australia chromosome 2, CAtr_DNAZoo_HiC_assembly, whole genome shotgun sequence genome window below encodes:
- the SLC7A13 gene encoding solute carrier family 7 member 13: protein MGKGKSDDAKKVKRKGNTKMQLKRNIGYFDGVSFIIGSIVGAGIFVSPTGVLKHSLLNVGVALVIWTASGLVSLMGSLCYAELGTALPFSGGEYSHIKRGLGSLPAFVFIWTSVFTKPASNAARALLFAEYATQPFYGICPAPEVLKKCLALAVLWSLGILNGRSVKMAAWVQTVFTLLKMMALSVIAVSGIVLLVSGRKETLARFEDMFNSEMPNVSQIAEAFFQGLYAYGGWWSLNYMAEEMKNPSRNIPLTVMTAVPAVIVFYLLVNISYLTVLTPKEIVSSVAVAVTWADRVIPSVAWIIPLSVAVSIFGALNSSMFTLGRLSYAGSQAGHLPVLISMLSVHTCTPAPAMIFSTTIASIFIIPSDLLMLTNYFGFSAWLMIGLTCASLIVLRYREPNLHRPYKVFLPVPFMMVAMSFFLVLAPIVWSPNLQYVYAFLFMLGSFIVYLPFVHFKMHFAFLDKITCHLQLLLEVSPADGSAESKHE, encoded by the exons atgggaaaaggaaagagtgaTGATGccaaaaaggtgaaaagaaaaggaaacaccaAGATGCAACTCAAAAGAAATATAGGTTATTTTGACGGAGTAAGTTTTATTATAGGATCAATAGTAGGGGCAGGGATCTTTGTGTCTCCCACAGGGGTGTTAAAGCATTCTCTGCTTAATGTCGGCGTTGCACTAGTGATCTGGACTGCTTCTGGACTGGTTTCTCTGATGGGTTCTCTCTGCTACGCAGAGCTGGGCACTGCTCTGCCGTTTTCTGGAGGGGAATACAGCCACATTAAAAGAGGCCTTGGATCCCTGCCTGCCTTTGTGTTCATCTGGACGTCGGTGTTCACCAAGCCAGCATCAAACGCTGCTCGAGCCTTGCTGTTTGCTGAATATGCCACCCAGCCCTTCTACGGCATTTGCCCTGCACCAGAAGTGCTGAAGAAATGCTTGGCCTTGGCCGTTCTCTGGTCCCTGGGGATCCTGAATGGCCGCAGCGTCAAAATGGCTGCCTGGGTGCAGACGGTTTTCACCCTGTTGAAGATGATGGCGTTGTCCGTAATTGCTGTCAGTGGCATAGTTCTCCTCGTCAGCGGGAGAAAGGAGACCCTGGCCAGGTTTGAGGACATGTTCAACTCAGAGATGCCCAATGTGTCACAGATCGCCGAAGCCTTTTTCCAAGGACTGTATGCATACGGTGGTTGGTGGTCCCTCAACTACATGGCAG aagagatgaaaaaccCTAGCAGAAATATCCCCTTAACTGTGATGACTGCTGTTCCTGCAgtaattgtgttttatttactgGTGAACATCTCATATCTGACTGTCCTCACACCGAAAGAAATTGTCTCCTCAG ttgCTGTGGCAGTAACTTGGGCTGATCGAGTGATTCCCTCTGTTGCCTGGATCATTCCTCTCTCTGTTGCTGTCTCAATATTTGGTGCCCTCAACAGCAGCATGTTCACATTAGGTCGATTAAGCTACGCTGGAAGTCAGGCGGGACATTTACCTGTTTTAATCTCCATGCTCAGTGTCCACACTTGTACACCAGCTCCAGCCATGATTTTTTCAACCACCATTGCATCCATTTTTATAATCCCCTCTGACCTTCTTATGTTAACAAATTACTTTGGATTTTCTGCCTGGCTTATGATTGGATTGACTTGTGCAAGCCTGATTGTACTTCGATACCGGGAACCTAATCTACATCGACCATACAAA gTGTTTCTACCAGTTCCATTTATGATGGTGGCAATGTCATTCTTCTTAGTTTTAGCTCCTATAGTTTGGTCTCCAAACCTGCAATATGTTTATGCTTTCTTGTTTATGCTGGGGAGTTTTATTGTTTATCTTCcctttgtacattttaaaatgcattttgcatttctggatAAAATTACTTGCCACTTACAGCTACTGCTGGAAGTTTCTCCTGCTGATGGATCTGCAGAGAGCAAACATGAATAA
- the LRRCC1 gene encoding leucine-rich repeat and coiled-coil domain-containing protein 1, with translation MAAERGGPRQPGLADGGGQSLLDVARGSEPQTLDASRRCIARIEGLGRLRGLQHLDLSANRIRRIEGLSALGSLRTLNLSGNLITKVEGLEKLFNLTALNLSYNRIHDLSGFQCLRGTSYKLSCIDLHSNCINDINHLLHCLKGLCCLTNLTLEKNGKTNPVCETAGYRETLLQTLPQLMVLDGRSVYGEPVDLAEGNCSNLQCLEDILDCLVSPGSPSSKDQNDAAVPVVTPHIDQALAYFRQRTKIPAQSSVSSSTELVSSSEPEKAILDKIQSEMRIKKIEDQISEILQKVSDASRREAPPNVLKAKRDTDPTSESDHESGKESNKKVVKRSKIPTYRRTTLSTRCHANHPKSKVTNREERSSSKCPHSHQRDSNLNSSSDAPDLEVVGRRAEILTGRQSNLEKVDEMNSNATEESTYRALIQELDQEKERRWKAEQAEKKLTEHVKELQKHAKEEKNIQSMAVYTTERLKEMILKERDAKTRLQADVQQLKSETERLTNELNQAKNKEAEHQKAMQALEETLSKMETQRLQQRAIEMKHVQEAELKASANEREVQLLRISLRQQGEKVKQLHELLILKEQEQRKELETRVALHGPEFQDALSKEVAKEEQRHEQRVKEFQEKINMLNQKYTELEDEFRLALTIEAKRFKEVKENFENAAADLVEHQQALFHLQQKENEMTSLIQDLTSIVKEQKVKIAELVKSNQEATANIKCRTEELETVIEQDKAKAVQVELLKKENGKLISQLTAQESVIDGLKMERKIWGQELAQQGAHLSQDRGKLEAKIEVLTNEIETLKKQKEQDSDTIRIKNKIVDDQTETIRRLKEGLQEKDQQMKKQHEESKKAQKHLQVQLDEKAAEFEELMEKIERQNERKEQLKQRLEEKEVELDDIKKAHSALKKKWQGKGELLSQLEVQVKHMKESFDTKEKKLIEERNKSLQTQRIAMEKLHEMDDAFRKQLESMLAAHEAELVQLANEKQKQIEAANEKVYCVEEEMRQLLQEMANNKKTMENKIRRITSALSDIQQDL, from the exons AtggcggcggagcggggcggccccAGGCAGCCCGGCCTCGCGGATGGCGGCGGTCAGAG CCTCCTGGACGTCGCCCGAGGCTCGGAGCCGCAGACGCTGGACGCCAGCCGCCGCTGCATTGCCAGGATCGAGGGGCTCGGCCGCCTGCGGGGCCTGCAGCACCTGGACCTGTCCGCTAACCGCATCCGCCGCATCGAGGGGCTGAGCGCCCTGGGAAGCCTGCGCACCCTGAATTTGTCCGGCAACCTGATAACGAAAGTGGAGG GactggaaaagctttttaatttaactgCACTGAATTTGTCATATAATCGTATACACGATCTGTCTG GATTCCAGTGCCTTCGTGGAACCAGTTACAAGCTTAGCTGTATTGACCTTCACAGCAACTGCATAAATGATATTAATCATTTACTTCACTGCTTAAAGGGGCTGTGCTGTTTGACCAAtctgacactggaaaaaaatggaaagaccAATCCAGTTTGTGAGACAGCAG GTTACAGAGAAACTCTTCTTCAGACTTTGCCCCAGCTGATGGTTCTAGATGGAAGAAGTGTTTATGGTGAACCAGTAGACCTAGCAGAAGGAAATTGTTCAAATTTGCAATGTTTAGAAGACATTTTGGACTGTTTGGTTTCACCTGGGTCCCCCTCATCCAAAGATCAG AACGATGCTGCGGTACCAGTGGTGACACCACATATTGACCAGGCGCTAGCGTATTTTCGTCAGCGTACAAAAATACCAGCACAAAGTTCTGTCAGCTCCTCTACAGAGCTTGTTTCATCTTCAGAACCAGAGAAGGCCATACTTGATAAAATACAGAGTGAgatgaggattaaaaaaatcGAAGAtcaaatttcagaaatactgcagaag GTATCCGATGCCTCAAGAAGGGAAGCCCCTCCAAATGTTCTTAAAGCTAAAAGAGACACAGATCCAACTTCTGAGAGCGATCATGAGAGTGGGAAAGAGAGCAATAAAAAGGTTGTGAAAAGAAGCAAGATCCCTACTTACCGTAGAACTACCTTATCTACTCGATGTCATGCAAATCACCCTAAAAGCAAGGTAACTAACAG GGAAGAGAGGAGTTCCTCAAAGTGTCCTCATTCCCATCAGAGAGACTCTAATCTCAATTCATCATCAGATGCTCCAGATTTGGAAGTAGTGGGAAGAAGAGCTGAAATACTAACTGGAAGACAGAGCAATTTAGAAAAAGTGGATGAAATGAATTCAAACGCCACAGAGGAATCCACATACCGA GCGCTGATTCAGGAACTGGAtcaggagaaagagaggaggtggaaagcagaacaagcagagaagaaattaaCAGAGCATGTCAAAGAACTAcagaaacatgcaaaagaagaaaagaatattcaGAGTATGGCTGTATATACTACAGAGAG GTTGAAGGAAATGATATTGAAAGAGAGAGATGCTAAAACAAGACTACAAGCAGATGTCCAGCAGCTGAAAAGTGAAACTGAAAGACTTACTAATGAGTTAAATcaggcaaaaaataaagaagcagaaCATCAGAAGGCTATGCAAGCTTTAGAAGAAACACTATCCAAGATGGAGACACAGAGGCTGCAGCAACGAGCAATAgag ATGAAACATGTGCAAGAAGCTGAGCTTAAAGCATcagcaaatgaaagagaagtaCAGTTACTTCGAATATCTCTTCGACAGCAGGGGGAGAAGGTAAAACAACTACACGAACTTCTTAtattaaaagaacaagaacaaag GAAAGAACTTGAAACCCGAGTTGCTTTACATGGACCCGAATTTCAAGATGCTTTGTCAAAAGAAGTGGCTAAAGAGGAGCAGAGGCATGAACAGCGTGTTAAAgaatttcaggagaaaattaaTATGTTAAACCAGAAGTATACAGAGTTAGAAGATGAATTTCGTTTAGCTTTAACTATCGAGGCAAAAAGGTTTAAAGAG GTTaaagagaattttgaaaatgctgctgctgatcTAGTTGAACATCAACAAGCCCTCTTTCATcttcaacaaaaggaaaacGAGATGACAAGTCTGATCCAAGACTTGACAAGTAtagtgaaagaacagaaagtgaaGATTGCAGAATTAGTGAAATCAAATCAGGAAGCCACAGCAAACATAAAG TGCCGAACTGAAGAACTTGAAACTGTGATTGAACAGGACAAAGCAAAGGCTGTTCAGGTGGAActtctgaagaaggaaaatggaaagcttATTTCTCAGCTGACTGCCCAGGAGTCTGTTATTGATggattaaaaatggaaaggaaaatatgggGGCAGGAGTTGGCACAACAGg GAGCTCATCTTTCTCAAGATCGGGGAAAGCTGGAGGCAAAAATTGAGGTTTTAACAAACGAGATTgagacattaaaaaagcaaaaggaacagGACAGTGATACtataagaattaaaaacaaaatagtggACGACCAGACAGAAACAATTAGGCGATTAAAAGAA GGCTTACAAGAAAAAGAccaacaaatgaaaaagcagcatgaagaaagtaaaaaggCTCAGAAGCATTTACAAGTGCAGTTGGATGAAAAAGCTGCTGAATTTGAAGagctaatggaaaaaatagaaaggcaaaatgaaagaaaagagcaattaAAGCAACggctagaagaaaaagaagtagaaCTTGATGACATTAAGAAGGCACACAG tgcccTGAAAAAGAAGTGGCAAGGTAAAGGGGAGCTGTTGAGCCAGCTGGAGGTGCAAGTTAAACACATGAAGGAGAGCTTTGATACCAAAGAGAAGAAGCTGATcgaagagagaaataaaagtctTCAAACTCAGAG gattgCTATGGAAAAGCTTCATGAAATGGATGATGCTTTTAGAAAACAACTTGAGTCAATGTTGGCAGCTCATGAGGCAGAACTAGTACAGCTggcaaatgaaaagcaaaaacaaattgaagcagcaaatgaaaaa GTTTACTGCGTTGAAGAAGAAATGCGTCAGCTTCTACAGGAAAtggcaaacaataaaaaaaccatggaaaataaaatcagacgAATTACATCTGCTCTGAGCGACATTCAACAGGATCTTTGA